The DNA sequence AGATGTGATCGATGTCGATGGCATCGGAGATGCTCAACGAGGATCCCGTATAGGGATCGTCGAAGGTGGCTACACCGGTGAGGGTGCAGGTGGGGGTGTCTAAGACGGCGTCGATAAGCAGGGAGGCGAGGAGCGCCTCCCGGATGGTGCAGGGACCATGGGGAGCCCAGCCGGAGCCGAACTCGGCGCGCGAGTAGCCCAGGACGCGGGCACGTTGGGGAACGTCGGCGACCTCAGGCAGCGGTTGGGGCAGTCCGCGGGGCACCACCATGACGGCGGTAGCGACGACGAGGACGGCGAAGAAAAAAGAAAGCCTCACACCAGTATTGGACTGGTGTGAGGCTGCGCAGGTTCCCTGAGAAGATCCTCTGGCTAGAGTTCGCCGCGCTCGACCTTTGCGGCGGCGACCTCAATGTCGATGTCTTCGTGCTTATTCACGATGGCGGCCAGGTGAGAGGCCTTATCAAACTCCTCGAGAACCTCCTGCTTGGGAGGGGCGGTGAGCAGCGTGACAGCAATCATCACGACGGAGGCGGCGATGAAGCCCGGAACCATTTCGTAGATGATGTCGGACCCGCCGAGCGTGCCCCAGGCGAGGACCACGACCGCGCCGGTGACCATGCCGGCGATCGCGCCCGGAGCGTTGAGGCGCTTCCAGTACAGCGACGCCAAGACCAGCGGGCCGAAGGCGGCACCGAAGCCTGCCCAGGCGAAGCCGACCAGGCCCAAAATGGTGTCGGAGGGCGTGATGGCCAAGATACCGGCCACGATGGCGACGACGAAGACCGCCGAGCGCGAGAGGTTAATGAGAACATTCTCCTCGGGCAGACGCTTGCGGATGATCTTGTACAGATCCTCGATGAGCGAGGAGGACACGACCAGCAGTTGGGAAGACATCGTCGACATGATCGCGGCGAGCACGGCCGTGAGGACGAGGCCAGCGAGCAGCGGGTGGAAGAGAATGCGTCCCATGTCGAGGAAGACCGTCTCAAACGCGGAGCGGTCGGTGACGGCAATATCCGGGTTCTGCGAGAAGAACACGGTACCGATGACAGCAGTGGCCGTGGCACCGAGGATGCACAGGAGCATCCAGCCGATGCCGATCCAGCGGCCCACC is a window from the Corynebacterium testudinoris genome containing:
- a CDS encoding HNH endonuclease family protein; the encoded protein is MRLSFFFAVLVVATAVMVVPRGLPQPLPEVADVPQRARVLGYSRAEFGSGWAPHGPCTIREALLASLLIDAVLDTPTCTLTGVATFDDPYTGSSLSISDAIDIDHIFPLSAAWDLGAHRWTPSQRQAFANDPRNLYPVSAAANRDKSDQLPSDWMPSHRSSRCWYAQRLAAVAEAYELPLPTADIRTMRRACHHILT